The genomic window TAACTATCAGTGGCTATAAAAAATGTGATCAGTATTTGCATCGAATAATGGTATGTTACATTTTGGTTTTCCCCATcaatttttagcaattttggcAAGATCTGACGGGAGGCGTCGGTTTATTCAACCGCAACGAACGAGAATATGACCGGCCAGCTCAGCCATACATCGATCCTAGTTATAACATAATAGATACAGTTACTGGTGCTCAAGGGCCCCCACCTAAAAATTGTTCCAGTGCAGGTGGATGTTGTTTACCGAAATGCTTTGCCGAGAAAGGTAACCGGGGATTCCCTGGTCCACCGGGATTGCAAGGGCCGAAAGGTATGCAAGGTTTCACGGGAGCGGAAGGTCTCCCCGGTAGTAAAGGATCGAAAGGTGAGCCTGGTCCGTTTGGGCCGATGGGACCCAAGGGTGACCGAGGACGGGAAGGTTTACCCGGTTATCCGGGAGTTCCTGGAACAAACGGGCTACCGGGTGCTCCGGGGGCACCTGGAATTCCTGGTGTTGATGGATGCAATGGAACAGACGGTCTTCCCGGGCTACCAGGTTTGAAAGGTGAACCTGGACCTCGAGGTTATCCCGGTTTGCGGGGAGACAAAGGTGACAAAGGAGAACCTGCGAGAGATCCGGAAAACTACAACAAAGGTCAGAAGGGTGAACCTGGCCAAGATGGTGCTGAAGGGCTTCAGGGACGGCAAGGAGAATCCGGTGAACGAGGGTTCGAAGGAAGACCAGGGCAGCCAGGTATTCCCGGTCCACTTGGTCCTAAAGGTGATAAGGGTATAAAAGGTATCTGTATCAAAGGAGATAAGGGGCAAAAGGGTGAAAAGGGAGTGGAAATAGGCGCTGCAACCGGTAGTGAAACAGTAACTGGGCCACAGGGTCAAAAAGGAGAGAAAGGTGATGGTGGAATTCCTGGTTACCCTGGCGAGAAAGGGCAAGCAGGTGAAAGGGGACCCTCAGGAGACCGGGGATTGAAGGGCGAAAAAGGTTTACCCGGACAACCTGGAATAAGAGTAATTTCTATCAACATTAAAATCTATGCAAACGAATAATGGTTTTATTCTTTAAGGGTCGTGATGGTAACTTTGGTCCTGTTGGTTTACCCGGTCAAAAAGGAGATAGAGGCGTTGAAGGTTTGCATGGTCTCAAAGGAAATCCTGGTCCAAAAGGTGAACCCGGTCGAGATGGAGCTGTTGGTTTACAAGGTATTCCTGGACCTCAAGGGCCTCCTGGTGGTGGAGAAGGGCGCCCAGGTTTACCAGGCCCCAAAGGTCCAAGAGGTCATCCTGGACCTCAAGGACCAAAAGGAATGGATGGATTCCCCGGAGAACCAGGACCACGTGGACAGGTTGGACCTAAAGGTGGTCTGGGTATTCCTGGCCGTCCAGGTTCCGAAGGTATTCCCGGAGAAAAAGGTGAGAAAGGAGAGTCTGGAGCCGTAGGTCTTCCAGGTCCTCAAGGTCCCCGAGGATTCCCGGGTGCACCAGGACCCGAAGGTTTGAGAGGTGAACCGGGAGAGCCTGGAATTGGAATTCCTGGTCAGAAAGGAAACGCAGGAATGGCCGGGTAAGTCGTTAGTTTAGCATTTATGAGAAAAGATTCACCACTTGATTGAAATAATTTCAGATTCCCGGGTTTGAAAGGACAAAAAGGTGAACGTGGTTTCAAAGGTAATTTGGGTGCTCCTGGCGATGCAAAAGAGGGTCGCCCTGGTCTTCCGGGACGCCCAGGACGTGATGGAGATAAAGGTGATTCTGGTCGTCCGGGGTTACCAGGATTAAAAGGTGAACGAGGAGAAAAGGGTGAAATTGGAGGACGCTGCTCTGACTGTCGACCAGGTATGAAAGGAGAAAAAGGTGAGCGTGGATATGATGGTCCCCCAGGCAGGTCAGGATCTCCTGGTACACCTGGCGAACGTGGATATCCTGGTGAAATGGGCGTTGATGGAAGTCCTGGTCCTCGTGGTGCACCTGGCATCAAGGGTGAAGCTGGTATGAATGGTGTACCTGGAGCGCCAGGAGAACGAGGAGAATCTGCAATCGTAGATTTGGATCAACTTAAGCCTGAGAAAGGCATGAAGGGAGATCGTGGAGAACCAGGCCCTATTGGTGTGAAGGGTGAGCCTGGACCATTCGGGCCACGTGGTCCTGTTGGTCCTAAAGGTAGTTTCGGTATCAAGGGAGATAAAGGAAGACCAGGTGAACCAGGTATAGATGGAACACCTGGAGCTCCAGGACGAGATGGCACACCAGGAAAAGCAGGTGAATCCATCCGAGGAGAGCAAGGCTTCAAAGGAAATGCAGGATATCCCGGAGAGAAGGGAGATAAAGGTTACTCAGGTTTGAAGGGAGAGCCAGGACGTTGTGCAAGTATACCTCCAAATTTGGAAGCAGCTATTAAGGGTCCCCCTGGTGCTCCTGGAGAAAAGGGCTTTATGGGACCAATTGGAGTTATGGGCCAGAAAGGAGATAAGGGTGATAGAGGATTGACAGGACTAGGTGGTAGTCAAGGACCACAGGGGCCGCCTGGTCCAGTTGGTCCGCGTGGTTTACCTGGACCGAGAGGAGAAAAAGGTAATCCAGGTCCGATGGGTTTCCCCGGCAATCCCGGTAAAGAATGCAATCCAGGAATTCCTGGACTACCCGGACCTAAAGGAACGAAAGGTGATCCTGGTTTGTCAATGGTAGGACCTCCAGGTCCAAAGGGTAATCAAGGTCTTCGTGGTCCGAAAGGCGATAGAGGTGGTAGCGGAGATCGCGGTGAACCAGGTCCACCAGGTATTGTTGGATATCCAGGAGAGAAAGGAGATGCTGGTACTCCTGGTATATCAGGTTTACCAGGAACAGTCGGGCCTAAAGGTGAACCTGGTCCAAAAGGACCTGCTGGCCTTCCGGGTGCTCCTGGTCGACCAGGTATGGATGGTGTGAAAGGACTGCCAGGGTTGAAGGGAGACGTCGGCGCTCCAGGAGTTATTGGATGGCCAGGCCAGAAAGGTGATACCGGTCCTCCTGGTAATGACGGACAGAAAGGTTTCCTGGGACGCAAGGGTATTCAAGGTTTGCCGGGAGCTCCAGGTTTGCCAGGCTTACAAGGTCCTAAAGGTGAACGCGGTGAAAAGGGAGACAAAGGAGAATACGGTCTAACTGGTTCTCCAGGCTTGACTGGTCCCCCAGGTCCTCCTGGTCCTAAAGGTGACAAAGGTTTGATTGGTCCTGTTGGATTAGATGGTCTCAGTGGTCTGCCTGGCGAGAAAGGAGACAGAGGATTTACGGGTGCTCCTGGTATGCCAGGCGAACCTGGCTCATCGTCGGAGAAGGGACAAAAGGGAGAACCTGGTGCTCCTGGATTGCGAGGAGTGGATGGTCGTCCTGGATTAAATGGTGTGCCGGGAGGAAAGGGTGATGCCGGTCTTCCTGGCTACGGACGACCAGGTCCACCGGGAGAAAAAGGAGACCGTGGTAACCCTGGATTGAATGGATTGGCAGGCATTGATGGACTGAAGGGTGATGCTGGCGTGACTGGATTCCCAGGCATGAAAGGAGATAAAGGCAATTCGGGTCTCCCAGGAATTCCCGGTTCTCCTGGTATGGATGGTACCCCAGGTCCTGAAGGTGCTCCAGGATTACCAGGCCTTGATGGAGAGAAAGGTTCTAAAGGAGAGGCGGGACGTATCGGCGAGCGAGGAGAACGCGGTGAAAAGGGAGACCTTGGTCCTCCGGGACCACCAGGCTACATGGGTTTGAAAGGAGAAAGAGGTATTCCTGGAGAAAAGGGAACACCGGCTTCTGTACAGGATGTGAAAGGAGATAAGGGCGAAGCTGGTCTTCCTGGTCCCGTTGGTTTACCTGGAAGGGTCGGTTTACCTGGACTAGTTGGTGAGGTCGGTCTAAAGGGAACACAAGGCGTACCAGGTCCACCAGGATTCCCGGGACCTCCAGGACTAAATGGATTGCCTGGAATGAAAGGTGATATTGGTCTTCAAGGAGAAAAGGGTGAACCTTGTCCAGTTGTTAAAGGGGAGAAGGGTCTGCCAGGAAGACCTGGTAAAAATGGTCGCGATGGTGGTTTGGGTCCTGCTGGAGAGAAAGGTGATAAAGGATTGCCTGGATTGGCGGGTCCTGAGGGCCCACCTGGATTACCTGGCCCGTTGGGTCGACAAGGTGAGAAGGGTGACAGGGGAGATACCGGTATTGAGGGCCGTCCAGGCAAGGATGGTTTCCTCGGACCGCCAGGTGCTAAAGGTGATAGAGGTTTCCCAGGAGAAAAGGGTAATCCTGGACCACCAGGTTTTCCGGGTCCTAAAGGAGATAAAGGTGACCGTGGTCGAGATGGGCGTGATGGTTTTAATGGTCCTCAAGGTATCAAAGGTGAACGTGGTCCGCAAGGTCTTGAGGGAGTTCCTGGATTAGTTGGTATGACCGGTGAGAAAGGAGATAGAGGTATTAGAGGACCAAATGGTTTGGACGGCGCTCCTGGAGAAAAGGGTCAAAAAGGTGAAACGCCAATTTTGCCTCCTCAGCGGAACGGGCCACCTGGTCCGCCAGGCTACGATGGTCCTAAGGGAGACAAAGGCTTACCTGGTTT from Uranotaenia lowii strain MFRU-FL unplaced genomic scaffold, ASM2978415v1 HiC_scaffold_1004, whole genome shotgun sequence includes these protein-coding regions:
- the LOC129759080 gene encoding collagen alpha-1(IV) chain-like encodes the protein MGAPVKWLITTTLLVWFGQHTYAQFWQDLTGGVGLFNRNEREYDRPAQPYIDPSYNIIDTVTGAQGPPPKNCSSAGGCCLPKCFAEKGNRGFPGPPGLQGPKGMQGFTGAEGLPGSKGSKGEPGPFGPMGPKGDRGREGLPGYPGVPGTNGLPGAPGAPGIPGVDGCNGTDGLPGLPGLKGEPGPRGYPGLRGDKGDKGEPARDPENYNKGQKGEPGQDGAEGLQGRQGESGERGFEGRPGQPGIPGPLGPKGDKGIKGICIKGDKGQKGEKGVEIGAATGSETVTGPQGQKGEKGDGGIPGYPGEKGQAGERGPSGDRGLKGEKGLPGQPGIRGRDGNFGPVGLPGQKGDRGVEGLHGLKGNPGPKGEPGRDGAVGLQGIPGPQGPPGGGEGRPGLPGPKGPRGHPGPQGPKGMDGFPGEPGPRGQVGPKGGLGIPGRPGSEGIPGEKGEKGESGAVGLPGPQGPRGFPGAPGPEGLRGEPGEPGIGIPGQKGNAGMAGFPGLKGQKGERGFKGNLGAPGDAKEGRPGLPGRPGRDGDKGDSGRPGLPGLKGERGEKGEIGGRCSDCRPGMKGEKGERGYDGPPGRSGSPGTPGERGYPGEMGVDGSPGPRGAPGIKGEAGMNGVPGAPGERGESAIVDLDQLKPEKGMKGDRGEPGPIGVKGEPGPFGPRGPVGPKGSFGIKGDKGRPGEPGIDGTPGAPGRDGTPGKAGESIRGEQGFKGNAGYPGEKGDKGYSGLKGEPGRCASIPPNLEAAIKGPPGAPGEKGFMGPIGVMGQKGDKGDRGLTGLGGSQGPQGPPGPVGPRGLPGPRGEKGNPGPMGFPGNPGKECNPGIPGLPGPKGTKGDPGLSMVGPPGPKGNQGLRGPKGDRGGSGDRGEPGPPGIVGYPGEKGDAGTPGISGLPGTVGPKGEPGPKGPAGLPGAPGRPGMDGVKGLPGLKGDVGAPGVIGWPGQKGDTGPPGNDGQKGFLGRKGIQGLPGAPGLPGLQGPKGERGEKGDKGEYGLTGSPGLTGPPGPPGPKGDKGLIGPVGLDGLSGLPGEKGDRGFTGAPGMPGEPGSSSEKGQKGEPGAPGLRGVDGRPGLNGVPGGKGDAGLPGYGRPGPPGEKGDRGNPGLNGLAGIDGLKGDAGVTGFPGMKGDKGNSGLPGIPGSPGMDGTPGPEGAPGLPGLDGEKGSKGEAGRIGERGERGEKGDLGPPGPPGYMGLKGERGIPGEKGTPASVQDVKGDKGEAGLPGPVGLPGRVGLPGLVGEVGLKGTQGVPGPPGFPGPPGLNGLPGMKGDIGLQGEKGEPCPVVKGEKGLPGRPGKNGRDGGLGPAGEKGDKGLPGLAGPEGPPGLPGPLGRQGEKGDRGDTGIEGRPGKDGFLGPPGAKGDRGFPGEKGNPGPPGFPGPKGDKGDRGRDGRDGFNGPQGIKGERGPQGLEGVPGLVGMTGEKGDRGIRGPNGLDGAPGEKGQKGETPILPPQRNGPPGPPGYDGPKGDKGLPGLQGPPGIPGAPGAPGEIGLRGLEGARGLQGLRGEIGLEGRPGRDGFPGTPGPKGEPGQPCTHAPDYMTGILLVRHSQSEEIPQCEPGHVKLWDGYSLLYIDGNDYPHNQDLGSAGSCVRKFSTLPILACGQNNVCNYASRNDRTYWLSTSAPIPMMPVTEHEMRPYISRCTVCEAPANVIAVHSQTLAIPNCPNGWDSLWIGYSFLMHTSHGHGGGGQSLSGPGSCLEDFRATPFIECNGGKGHCHYYETQTSFWLVSLEDHQQFERPQQQTLKAGNLLSRISRCNVCMRV